From the genome of Desulfovibrio porci, one region includes:
- a CDS encoding biotin--[acetyl-CoA-carboxylase] ligase, translating into MSSVCHSPECGKSAQAAVAGSADPGAVRAPFVWRFGEVSSTLDVAFLLSGRGRLKIWDSVQAVSQTSGRGQLRRSWVSPPGNIYAALRLPVQPPFDGTAAAPAMGLLLACALRAEGWPVLLKWPNDLVLCLPGGPRKLAGILLEERGGVLLAGIGVNVNSAPPDDALRVDAAMPAASLADGPDRPAPLAESLWQRLVKHVHSAYNNGHSLSDRWKTRTEELLLWRGRDVELVEGQRRVRGRLEGLTPAGGLRLLCNGRCEEWLSGSLRLSERLS; encoded by the coding sequence ATGAGCTCAGTATGCCACAGCCCGGAATGCGGGAAAAGCGCTCAGGCGGCCGTTGCGGGCAGCGCTGACCCGGGCGCTGTCCGTGCTCCCTTTGTCTGGCGCTTCGGCGAGGTTTCATCCACTCTGGACGTGGCCTTTCTTCTGTCCGGGCGTGGCCGACTGAAGATCTGGGACAGCGTCCAGGCCGTCAGCCAGACGTCAGGACGCGGGCAGTTGCGGCGGTCCTGGGTGTCGCCGCCGGGGAATATCTATGCCGCTCTGCGCCTGCCGGTACAGCCGCCTTTCGACGGCACGGCGGCGGCTCCGGCCATGGGACTGCTGCTGGCCTGCGCCCTGCGCGCCGAAGGCTGGCCGGTGCTGCTTAAGTGGCCCAATGATCTGGTGCTCTGTCTGCCGGGCGGCCCCCGCAAACTGGCGGGCATCCTGCTGGAGGAGCGGGGCGGCGTGCTGCTGGCGGGCATAGGCGTCAATGTGAACAGCGCGCCGCCCGACGACGCTTTGCGGGTCGACGCGGCCATGCCCGCCGCGAGTCTGGCCGACGGGCCAGACCGTCCCGCTCCGTTGGCCGAGTCTCTCTGGCAGCGGCTTGTAAAGCATGTGCATTCGGCATATAACAACGGCCACTCTCTGTCCGACCGGTGGAAAACCCGGACAGAGGAATTACTGCTTTGGCGCGGTAGAGATGTGGAGCTGGTTGAGGGGCAACGCAGAGTGCGCGGCAGGCTGGAAGGTCTTACTCCGGCCGGGGGACTGCGCCTGCTCTGCAACGGTCGCTGTGAGGAATGGCTAAGCGGAAGCCTCCGGCTTTCCGAAAGACTATCATAA
- a CDS encoding HD family phosphohydrolase, translated as MTTQKKTARPASILALIHTLKARHHCGWGLWALIGTLLFLSLLAGANFEAVQRVYVAGQVAENDVIADRDILVEDSQATKARRKQVLLLQPPVYDLSLEPYTQFQGRILEILRSLNSGGEQRPVPDPSLQRLVEELTPAVADEVLPELALPEVQTYLLKKLLPQIREHMAEGLVGDIRSARVGRSGAIIRNLDTNAEILRPDVNSLPDVQSFLAEISSQIRQVPSLNPQSRRAINILLSATLPASLTLNREATQKRGAAVVATVEPVYYQIQKGELVLRKGERVSREQQIKLQTLYKSASDPMRWSTAGGAFLCALLLAVGFFVAPSGKPGTPLRCKDMLLISLLLLLFGIGAKSVYLLSLRMDSVSLFNSFAAAFPVAGAVGLVAMVFAARRYCTMGLLLSFFCMLMLQADYPLFIYYFLSGMLATWLVTSAQSRQDVVWSVIPLTVGQILVWLGTTLLAQTSPAEMPVQLTAVAINSLLSLILLFAVSPVLELTFGYSTRFRLMELMSLEQPLMQELMVTIPGTYHHSLVVANMVEAGAKAIGANSLLCKVAALYHDVGKLSYPEYFIENQFGGPNKHDKLAPSMSALILLSHVKKGTELAERYKLGQEITEIIRQHHGTRLIRFFYQKALNLGEKPRESDFSYPGPRPQTKEAAILMLADSVEASSRTLSDPTPARIKTHIDTIIKGIFSEGQLDESELTFKDLHFLSENFQRILTGIFHQRIAYPEAKIKDVTQADKGRTEARPSDGKPQTCGKNGAAATARPASEPLGLPAASARKNEAGRPEGQSADPQPGSGN; from the coding sequence CTGATCGGCACGTTGCTCTTTCTTTCCCTGCTGGCCGGAGCCAATTTCGAGGCCGTGCAGCGGGTGTACGTGGCCGGACAGGTGGCGGAAAACGACGTCATCGCGGACCGGGACATTTTGGTGGAGGACTCGCAGGCCACCAAAGCCCGCCGCAAACAGGTGCTTTTGCTGCAACCGCCGGTCTACGATCTGAGCCTTGAGCCCTACACCCAGTTTCAGGGCCGGATTCTGGAAATCCTGCGCAGCCTGAACAGCGGCGGCGAACAGCGGCCTGTGCCCGATCCGTCTTTACAGCGCCTCGTGGAGGAACTGACCCCGGCCGTGGCCGATGAAGTGCTGCCGGAACTGGCCTTGCCTGAAGTGCAGACCTATCTGCTCAAAAAATTGCTGCCCCAGATCCGTGAACACATGGCCGAAGGTCTGGTGGGCGACATCCGTTCGGCGCGCGTGGGCCGCTCGGGCGCGATTATCCGCAATCTGGACACCAATGCGGAAATCCTGCGGCCGGACGTCAATTCCCTGCCGGACGTGCAATCCTTCCTGGCCGAGATATCCTCACAGATCAGGCAGGTCCCCAGCCTCAATCCGCAGTCACGCCGGGCCATCAATATTTTGCTGTCGGCCACCTTGCCCGCCTCCCTGACCCTGAACCGCGAGGCCACCCAGAAGCGCGGCGCGGCTGTGGTGGCCACGGTGGAGCCGGTCTATTACCAGATTCAGAAGGGCGAGCTGGTGCTGCGCAAAGGCGAGCGCGTCAGCCGCGAACAGCAGATCAAATTGCAGACCCTGTACAAATCCGCCTCCGATCCCATGCGCTGGAGCACGGCGGGAGGCGCGTTTCTCTGCGCCCTGCTGCTTGCCGTGGGCTTTTTTGTGGCCCCCAGCGGCAAGCCCGGCACCCCCCTTCGCTGCAAGGATATGCTGCTCATCTCGCTTTTGCTCCTTTTGTTCGGCATAGGGGCCAAGAGCGTCTATCTGCTGAGCCTGCGCATGGACAGCGTGAGCCTGTTCAACTCCTTTGCCGCCGCTTTTCCGGTAGCCGGTGCCGTGGGGCTGGTGGCCATGGTTTTCGCGGCCCGGCGCTACTGCACCATGGGCCTGCTGCTTTCCTTCTTCTGCATGCTGATGCTCCAGGCGGATTATCCGCTGTTTATCTACTATTTTCTGAGCGGCATGCTGGCCACCTGGCTGGTGACCAGCGCGCAGAGCCGCCAGGATGTGGTCTGGAGCGTGATTCCCCTGACCGTGGGCCAGATTCTTGTCTGGCTGGGCACAACCCTGCTGGCCCAGACCTCCCCGGCGGAAATGCCCGTGCAATTGACCGCGGTGGCCATCAACAGCCTGCTTTCCCTGATCCTGCTTTTTGCCGTGAGCCCCGTGCTGGAGCTGACCTTCGGCTACAGCACGCGTTTCCGCCTCATGGAACTGATGAGTCTGGAACAGCCCCTGATGCAGGAACTGATGGTCACCATTCCCGGCACTTACCACCATTCCCTGGTGGTGGCCAATATGGTTGAGGCCGGGGCCAAGGCCATCGGGGCCAACAGCCTGCTCTGCAAAGTAGCGGCCCTGTACCACGATGTGGGCAAGCTCTCCTATCCGGAATATTTCATTGAGAACCAGTTCGGCGGCCCCAACAAGCACGACAAGCTGGCTCCGTCCATGAGCGCCCTGATTTTGCTCTCGCACGTCAAAAAAGGCACGGAGCTTGCCGAGCGCTATAAGCTGGGCCAGGAAATTACGGAGATCATCCGCCAGCATCACGGCACGCGGCTGATCCGCTTTTTCTATCAGAAGGCCCTGAATTTGGGTGAAAAGCCGCGTGAATCGGATTTCAGCTATCCCGGCCCGCGCCCGCAGACCAAGGAAGCGGCCATTCTGATGCTGGCCGACTCCGTGGAAGCCAGCAGCCGCACCCTGAGCGACCCTACGCCCGCGCGTATCAAGACTCATATTGATACCATCATCAAGGGCATCTTCTCGGAAGGACAGTTGGACGAATCCGAACTGACCTTCAAGGATCTGCATTTCCTGAGTGAAAACTTTCAGCGTATTCTGACGGGCATTTTCCATCAGCGCATCGCCTATCCTGAGGCCAAGATCAAGGATGTGACCCAGGCTGACAAGGGCAGGACGGAAGCCCGCCCCAGCGACGGCAAGCCCCAGACCTGCGGCAAAAACGGCGCAGCGGCGACAGCCCGGCCCGCTTCGGAACCTCTTGGCCTGCCCGCCGCCAGCGCGCGTAAAAACGAAGCTGGACGACCCGAGGGCCAGAGCGCTGATCCGCAGCCCGGCAGTGGAAACTGA
- a CDS encoding HD domain-containing protein has translation MELYLVGGAVRDLLLGRVPVELDFAFSGAMADFLAAHPDARPVGKSVRVCLWRGRECMPLRGGSLEADLLARDLTVNAMALDSRGLLRVHPQALADLRSRRLRPASPTALSDDPARVFRLARFAASWPDWQVDGEACAQMRALLPSALAAIPAERVGRELRKALAAPAPARFLETLAAGNALVPWFAELETARDIPAGPARWHKNSVLGHTARIMNLTAGDPLAVWMALCHDLGKIGTDPALLPHHYGHEQRGIALAQGLAERLRLPALFSKAGALAAAEHMKAGMLPRLRPGTRRDLLWRVHQAGLSAPFWRLADADSNSRVGTEALRQLAALLAVRLPPDWWGKGELSARKLRELHCRALTELPALPDPSA, from the coding sequence ATGGAACTTTACCTCGTGGGCGGGGCCGTGCGTGATCTGCTGCTGGGCCGCGTCCCTGTTGAACTGGATTTCGCCTTCTCCGGCGCTATGGCCGATTTCCTGGCCGCCCACCCTGATGCCCGTCCGGTGGGCAAAAGCGTGCGCGTCTGTCTCTGGCGGGGCCGCGAATGCATGCCGCTTCGCGGCGGCAGTCTGGAGGCGGACCTGCTGGCCAGGGATCTCACCGTCAATGCCATGGCCCTGGACAGCCGCGGCCTGCTGCGCGTCCATCCCCAGGCCCTGGCCGACCTGCGATCACGCCGCCTGCGGCCTGCCTCGCCCACAGCTCTGTCCGACGACCCGGCGCGGGTGTTCCGGCTGGCCCGCTTCGCGGCCTCCTGGCCGGACTGGCAGGTGGATGGGGAAGCCTGCGCCCAGATGCGCGCTCTGCTCCCGTCCGCGCTGGCGGCTATTCCGGCGGAGCGTGTGGGACGCGAACTGCGCAAGGCCCTGGCCGCGCCCGCGCCCGCGCGTTTTCTTGAAACGCTGGCGGCGGGAAACGCGCTGGTTCCCTGGTTCGCAGAACTGGAAACCGCCCGGGACATTCCCGCCGGACCGGCGCGCTGGCATAAAAATTCCGTGCTGGGGCACACAGCGCGGATTATGAATCTGACCGCCGGTGATCCTCTGGCCGTCTGGATGGCGCTCTGCCACGATCTGGGCAAAATCGGCACGGACCCGGCCCTGCTGCCGCACCATTACGGCCATGAGCAGCGCGGCATCGCTTTGGCTCAGGGCCTGGCCGAGCGCCTGCGCCTGCCCGCGCTGTTTAGTAAAGCGGGCGCGCTGGCCGCCGCCGAGCACATGAAGGCCGGCATGCTGCCGCGCCTGCGTCCCGGCACCCGGCGCGACCTGCTCTGGCGTGTGCATCAGGCCGGTTTGAGCGCGCCTTTCTGGCGACTGGCCGACGCCGACAGCAACAGCCGCGTCGGCACGGAAGCACTGCGTCAACTGGCCGCCCTGCTGGCCGTCCGCCTGCCGCCGGACTGGTGGGGCAAGGGTGAGCTGTCCGCGCGCAAACTGCGCGAACTGCATTGCCGGGCGTTGACGGAACTGCCCGCCCTTCCCGATCCGTCCGCGTGA
- the ybeY gene encoding rRNA maturation RNase YbeY — protein MRIQGHYAAQAWLLPLNRRELALVLRIMLRALAGNGTRAPGSLELHLLDDAAMSAANLRFMDCTGPTNVLSFPGGEELPGILLLSLDTLARECLLYGQDPTEHLLRLLAHGMGHLAGLDHGPAMDRLCAACFDAARRASAL, from the coding sequence GTGCGCATTCAGGGGCATTACGCCGCCCAAGCTTGGTTGCTACCCCTGAACCGCCGGGAATTGGCTCTGGTTCTGCGGATCATGCTGCGCGCTCTGGCCGGGAACGGCACCCGCGCGCCCGGCAGCCTTGAGCTGCACCTGCTGGACGACGCGGCCATGAGCGCGGCCAACCTGCGCTTTATGGACTGCACGGGTCCCACCAATGTGCTTTCTTTTCCCGGCGGCGAGGAGCTGCCGGGCATTCTGCTGCTTTCTCTGGACACGCTGGCGCGCGAATGCCTGCTCTACGGGCAGGATCCGACGGAACATCTCTTGCGTCTTCTGGCCCACGGCATGGGGCACTTGGCCGGTCTGGACCACGGGCCCGCCATGGATCGGCTGTGCGCGGCCTGCTTTGACGCCGCGCGGCGCGCGTCGGCGCTCTGA